The Mytilus trossulus isolate FHL-02 chromosome 3, PNRI_Mtr1.1.1.hap1, whole genome shotgun sequence genome contains a region encoding:
- the LOC134710577 gene encoding CD209 antigen-like protein E: MKRILVIGVLIIAFAAANEKRFTNSSNDGKTNPLLWMILNQISGFDTKISKLQDKNEQVNKEISELKLKQKETDNNAGKIKTINSKISEIRKFQNHDGNSVYEKAISKMKADIRNLQSKHSNDDRRTKQILKMKGDVKDLQAKHMQDDKREKQLQEFNQRLKALRNDVDILKKKDRQSCESGWKLFGNHCYFFGLQKASWHVSKRECESRHSYLVKIETKTENSFLYSTLTAYWKHETFWIGLNDLTTEGKFTWISDHSSVAYKGWDPTNPSNSGGNEDCTEIHDVHWNDNNCSRRYNFICEKQIG, translated from the exons atgaagaGGATATTGGTAATAGGTGTTCTCATTATTGCCTTTGCTGCAGCGAATGAAAAACGTTTTACTAACTCCTCAAATGATGGGAAAACTAATCCCCTTCTGTGGATGATTCTGAATCAAATATCCGGATTTGATACAAAGATAAGCAAGCTACAAGATAAGAACGAGCAAGTCAATAAAGAGATCTCAGAATTAAAACTAAAGCAGAAGGAGACGGACAACAATGCTGGAAAAATTAAAACCATCAACagtaaaatttcagaaataagaaaatttcaaaatcatgacGGTAACAGTGTCTATGAGAAAGccatttcaaaaatgaaagctGATATAAGGAATCTCCAAAGCAAACATTCCAATGATGATAGAAGAACAAAGCAAATTCTCAAAATGAAGGGAGACGTTAAAGATTTACAAGCAAAACATATGCAAGATGACAAGAGGGAAAAGCAGCTGCAAGAATTTAACCAACGTTTGAAAGCTTTACGAAATGATGTGgacatattaaaaaagaaag ACAGACAGTCATGCGAATCTGGATGGAAATTATTCGGAAACCATTGCTACTTCTTTGGACTTCAAAAAGCATCATGGCACGTATCAAag AGAGAATGCGAGAGCAGGCACAGCTATTTGGTTAAGATCGAAACTAAAACAGagaattcatttttgtattcaaCTTTAACGGCATACT GGAAACACGAAACATTTTGGATAGGTTTGAACGACTTAACCACTGAAGGAAAGTTCACTTGGATATCTGATCACTCAAGTGTTGCATACAAAGGCTGGGATCCGACAAATCCGAGCAATTCTGGTGGGAACGAAGACTGTACCGAAATACACGATGTGCACTGGAACGATAACAACTGTTCAAGACGATACAACTTTATTTGTGAGAAACAAATAGGCTAA